A single genomic interval of Zunongwangia sp. HGR-M22 harbors:
- a CDS encoding deoxyhypusine synthase family protein, whose amino-acid sequence MNKGAISQFIEKYYLHFNAAALVDAAKDYEKQLEKGNKMLVSLAGAMSTAELGKIFAEMIRQDKVQIISCTGANLEEDVMNLVAHSHYKRVPNYRDLTPKEEWELLEGGLNRVTDTCIPEEEAFRRIQEHIYKIWKEADDKGERYLPHEYLYKLLLSGVLEEYYEIDLKDSWMYAAAEKNLPIIVPGWEDSTLGNIFASYVIKGELKASTMKSGIEYMTFLADWYTENANTGIGFFQIGGGIAGDFPICVVPMLYQDLERTDTPFWSYFCQISDSTTSYGSYSGAVPNEKITWGKLDINTPKHIIESDATIVAPLIFAYLLDM is encoded by the coding sequence ATGAATAAAGGAGCGATTTCGCAATTTATAGAAAAATATTATTTACACTTTAATGCAGCAGCGCTTGTCGATGCCGCTAAAGATTACGAAAAGCAATTAGAGAAAGGCAATAAAATGCTGGTCTCTCTTGCTGGTGCAATGAGTACAGCCGAATTAGGAAAGATTTTTGCTGAAATGATTCGGCAAGATAAGGTACAGATCATTTCCTGTACTGGTGCGAATCTTGAAGAAGATGTAATGAATCTTGTAGCACATTCACATTACAAGCGCGTGCCTAATTATCGTGATCTTACTCCAAAAGAAGAATGGGAATTGTTAGAAGGTGGCTTAAACCGAGTAACCGATACTTGTATTCCTGAAGAAGAAGCTTTTAGAAGAATCCAGGAGCATATTTATAAAATCTGGAAAGAAGCAGATGATAAAGGAGAGCGTTATCTTCCTCATGAATATTTATATAAACTATTACTTTCTGGAGTTCTAGAAGAATATTATGAAATTGATTTGAAGGATTCTTGGATGTATGCTGCTGCTGAGAAAAATTTACCGATAATCGTACCGGGGTGGGAAGATAGCACATTGGGTAATATTTTCGCTTCTTACGTAATTAAAGGAGAATTGAAAGCTAGTACTATGAAATCTGGGATTGAGTATATGACTTTCTTAGCCGATTGGTATACAGAAAATGCGAATACCGGTATTGGTTTCTTTCAAATTGGAGGTGGTATTGCAGGAGATTTCCCAATTTGTGTAGTACCAATGTTGTATCAAGATTTAGAGCGAACCGATACTCCATTTTGGAGTTATTTCTGCCAGATTTCAGATTCTACAACTAGTTACGGATCATACTCTGGTGCTGTTCCAAACGAGAAAATTACTTGGGGTAAATTAGATATTAATACGCCTAAGCATATTATTGAAAGCGATGCAACAATTGTAGCCCCACTTATATTTGCTTATTTATTAGATATGTAA
- a CDS encoding pseudouridine synthase, producing the protein MSRNDNSSGKKHSGRQGGGSRNKSYARGNAPIKSKKVTALEKREDGMRLNKYIANAGICSRRDADIYISSGNVSVNGEIVTEMGYKVQLTDEVKFDGRSISPDKPEYFVLNKSKGVFVTGSIHKGGLTVMDIMAKASKSKLDPVGKLDTQTTGLLVFTNDGALAKKLANPKNGIRQIYHIKINRALSQEDLEKIREGVFIEGKKVNVTDVSYVKDRPKSEVGLELTSTRSHIVQKIFKSLGYEIVNLDRVVFGGLTKKDLPRGRFRTLTKQEVINLGNL; encoded by the coding sequence ATGAGCAGGAATGATAATTCTTCAGGAAAAAAGCATAGTGGAAGACAAGGTGGCGGTAGTCGCAACAAATCTTATGCTCGCGGTAACGCGCCTATAAAATCTAAAAAAGTAACTGCTTTAGAAAAAAGGGAAGATGGAATGCGTTTAAATAAGTATATCGCTAACGCAGGTATTTGCTCTAGAAGAGATGCCGATATTTACATATCTTCAGGAAATGTTTCTGTAAATGGAGAAATAGTAACCGAAATGGGTTACAAAGTTCAGCTTACTGATGAAGTTAAATTCGATGGCCGTAGCATATCTCCAGATAAGCCTGAATACTTTGTACTAAATAAATCTAAGGGAGTTTTCGTTACCGGAAGTATCCATAAAGGAGGATTAACGGTAATGGATATTATGGCGAAAGCTTCTAAATCTAAACTCGATCCAGTTGGTAAATTAGATACCCAAACTACCGGTTTGTTGGTATTTACAAACGATGGTGCTCTAGCTAAGAAATTAGCTAATCCTAAAAATGGGATACGTCAGATTTATCATATCAAAATTAATCGTGCGTTATCACAAGAAGATTTAGAGAAAATTAGAGAAGGCGTTTTTATTGAAGGGAAAAAAGTAAATGTAACCGATGTGAGTTATGTGAAAGATCGACCGAAATCTGAAGTAGGTTTAGAGCTAACAAGCACAAGATCCCATATCGTTCAGAAAATATTTAAAAGTTTAGGATACGAGATTGTTAATTTAGATCGTGTAGTTTTTGGTGGTTTAACCAAGAAAGATTTGCCAAGAGGTCGCTTTAGAACACTTACCAAGCAAGAGGTTATTAATCTTGGTAATTTGTAA
- a CDS encoding mevalonate kinase family protein, whose amino-acid sequence MKGPLFYSKILLFGEYGIIKDSKGLSIPYNFYNGALKVSEEPTAKSKESNEHLARFAVYLNTLQIENPELVHFDINALEADIEKGMYFDSSIPQGYGVGSSGALVAAIYDKYATDKITVLENLTRDKLLKLKKIFGKMESFFHGESSGLDPLNSYLSIPILINSKDNIEPAGIPSQTENGTGAVFLLDSGSTGETAPMVSIFMENMKQEPFRKMLKNQFVKHTDACVDDFLKGDVKSLFKNVKHLSHVVLDNFKPMIPAQFHKLWKHGIETNDYYLKLCGSGGGGYILGFTEDLEKAKKALKDYNLEVVYNF is encoded by the coding sequence ATGAAGGGACCTTTATTTTATTCTAAAATTTTATTGTTTGGAGAGTATGGAATCATCAAAGATTCTAAGGGCTTATCTATTCCTTACAATTTTTATAATGGCGCTTTAAAGGTTTCTGAAGAGCCTACGGCAAAATCTAAAGAATCTAATGAACACTTAGCTCGTTTTGCAGTATATTTAAATACGCTGCAAATCGAAAATCCAGAGCTTGTACATTTTGATATTAATGCTTTAGAGGCTGATATTGAGAAAGGAATGTATTTTGATTCGAGCATCCCGCAAGGCTATGGCGTTGGTAGTAGCGGTGCATTAGTAGCGGCGATTTACGACAAGTATGCTACAGATAAAATTACCGTTTTAGAAAATCTAACCCGTGATAAATTACTTAAACTGAAAAAGATTTTCGGTAAAATGGAATCTTTTTTTCATGGTGAATCTTCAGGATTAGATCCTTTAAATAGCTACTTAAGCATTCCGATTCTAATTAATTCTAAAGACAATATCGAACCTGCCGGAATTCCTTCGCAAACAGAAAACGGTACAGGTGCTGTATTTCTTTTGGATAGCGGTTCTACGGGAGAAACAGCCCCTATGGTAAGCATATTTATGGAGAATATGAAGCAAGAACCTTTCAGGAAAATGCTTAAAAATCAGTTTGTAAAACATACAGATGCTTGTGTTGATGATTTTTTAAAGGGAGATGTAAAATCGCTATTTAAAAATGTAAAACATCTTTCTCATGTGGTTTTAGATAACTTTAAACCTATGATTCCTGCGCAATTTCATAAGCTGTGGAAACATGGTATAGAAACCAACGATTATTACCTTAAGCTTTGCGGCTCTGGTGGTGGTGGCTATATCTTAGGATTTACAGAAGATTTAGAAAAAGCCAAAAAAGCCCTTAAAGATTACAATCTGGAAGTTGTATATAACTTCTAA
- a CDS encoding TspO/MBR family protein — MNAKLLIRSVTATAVCLVFGFLGIIALQDGLDSWYAALQKPWFTAPESFFGPVWTIMYILIGVSAGLVWSKGFYHKWVKTALYHFGFILLLNTFWFLFFFGLHEPLMALLAIISVFIVVLITIKWFKIVNAWSAYLLIPYAVWVLYLLAFTFEFWRIN; from the coding sequence ATGAATGCTAAGCTGCTTATACGCAGTGTTACAGCAACTGCCGTTTGTCTGGTATTTGGCTTTTTAGGCATTATTGCGCTACAAGACGGATTAGACAGCTGGTATGCTGCGCTGCAGAAACCATGGTTTACAGCACCGGAATCTTTCTTTGGCCCGGTGTGGACAATCATGTATATACTTATTGGCGTTTCGGCAGGTTTAGTATGGAGTAAAGGTTTCTATCACAAATGGGTAAAAACAGCACTTTATCATTTTGGCTTTATCCTACTACTCAACACTTTTTGGTTTTTATTTTTCTTTGGATTGCACGAACCATTAATGGCTTTACTTGCGATTATCTCCGTATTTATAGTTGTTCTTATTACTATAAAATGGTTTAAAATTGTAAACGCATGGTCTGCCTACTTACTTATCCCTTATGCTGTTTGGGTACTTTATTTGCTGGCTTTTACTTTTGAATTTTGGCGTATTAACTAA
- a CDS encoding arginine decarboxylase: MNTKYRDLIDQTYYFPQEEFKLEGSELQFHDIDLMELVKQYGAPLKFTYLPKISENINRAKGWFNTAIKNLDYKGSYNYCYCTKSSHFEYVMNEALKNDIHIETSSAFDINIIEKLKASGKLKDDAYVICNGFKRDQYVNNIGRLINNGHKNCIPIIDNYEELSLLEDRINDDFEVGIRIASEEEPKFEFYTSRLGIGYKNIVPFYNQSIKDNDKVNLKMLHFFINTGIRDTAYYWNELNKCLKVYINLKRVCPTLDSLNIGGGFPIKNSLHFEYDYQYMVEEIINQIKQSCEEAGVEVPNIFTEFGSFTVGESGGAIYEILYQKQQNDREKWNMINSSFITTLPDTWAISKKFVMLAINRWNDEYERVLLGGLTCDSDDYYNSEQHTNAIYLPKFKKEKPLYIGFFNTGAYQQTIGGFGGLQHCLIPQPKHLLIDKDENGKITTKIFKEQQKAEDMLDILGYQ, from the coding sequence TTGAATACCAAATACAGGGATTTAATCGATCAAACTTACTATTTTCCTCAAGAAGAATTTAAATTAGAAGGTAGTGAACTTCAATTTCATGATATAGATTTAATGGAACTGGTAAAACAGTACGGAGCACCATTAAAATTTACTTATCTGCCAAAAATTTCAGAAAATATTAATCGTGCAAAAGGCTGGTTTAATACCGCAATCAAGAATCTTGATTACAAAGGCTCTTACAATTATTGTTATTGTACCAAAAGTTCGCATTTTGAATATGTGATGAATGAGGCGCTAAAGAATGATATTCATATCGAGACATCTTCTGCTTTCGATATCAATATTATTGAAAAATTGAAGGCTTCTGGAAAACTTAAAGATGATGCTTATGTAATTTGTAATGGCTTTAAACGCGACCAATATGTCAATAATATAGGTAGGCTAATTAATAATGGGCACAAAAACTGTATCCCGATTATTGATAATTACGAAGAACTAAGTTTACTTGAAGATAGGATTAATGATGATTTTGAAGTTGGGATAAGAATTGCATCAGAAGAAGAACCAAAATTTGAATTCTATACTTCAAGATTAGGAATAGGTTACAAGAATATTGTGCCATTCTACAATCAATCCATAAAGGATAACGATAAAGTGAATCTAAAAATGCTTCACTTTTTTATTAATACCGGTATTCGTGATACCGCTTATTATTGGAACGAGCTCAATAAATGTCTTAAGGTGTATATTAACCTTAAACGTGTGTGTCCAACTTTAGATAGTTTAAATATTGGTGGAGGTTTTCCTATAAAAAATTCACTTCATTTTGAATATGACTATCAATATATGGTTGAAGAGATTATCAACCAAATCAAACAGTCTTGCGAAGAAGCCGGTGTTGAGGTTCCAAATATTTTTACCGAGTTTGGAAGTTTTACGGTAGGTGAAAGTGGTGGCGCTATTTATGAGATTTTATACCAAAAGCAACAAAACGATCGTGAAAAGTGGAATATGATCAATTCTTCTTTCATTACAACGTTACCAGATACTTGGGCAATTAGTAAAAAGTTTGTGATGCTAGCCATTAATCGCTGGAACGACGAGTACGAGCGAGTATTATTGGGAGGATTAACATGTGATAGTGATGATTATTACAATAGTGAGCAACATACCAATGCTATTTATCTTCCCAAGTTTAAAAAGGAAAAGCCATTATATATTGGGTTTTTTAATACCGGTGCTTATCAACAAACCATTGGTGGATTTGGAGGGTTACAACATTGTTTAATTCCGCAACCAAAGCATTTGCTAATAGATAAGGACGAAAATGGTAAAATCACTACCAAGATTTTTAAAGAACAGCAAAAAGCAGAAGATATGCTGGATATTTTAGGATACCAGTAA
- a CDS encoding geranylgeranylglycerol-phosphate geranylgeranyltransferase: MASLMNKRFLLKMLSLFSVVRGYNILMIVIAQYLASAFILAPELPLRDVFFDDNLFFIILSTATVIASGYIINNFYDSEKDLINRPKKTMLDRIVGQRTKLSVYFILNMFAVFFASYVSFKTVVFFSLYIFAIWFYSHRLKKILFVGNLVASVMAIIPFFAVFVYYGNTEAVIFIHATFLFLMIAMRELVKDLENIKGDLALNYNTIPVVYGEKWSKLFLGILFLFSIIPTLLLTQKFDLGYMDIYFWASFLLLILFMLILYFSKARWQYLLLHNILKFIIVLGVFSILLIDPDTLLNRVF, encoded by the coding sequence ATGGCTTCGCTGATGAATAAGCGCTTTTTGCTTAAAATGCTTAGCCTTTTTTCTGTGGTTCGCGGTTATAATATTCTTATGATCGTTATAGCGCAGTACTTAGCTTCAGCATTTATTTTAGCTCCAGAACTTCCTTTAAGAGATGTTTTTTTCGACGATAACCTATTTTTCATTATTCTAAGTACCGCCACGGTAATTGCTTCAGGATATATTATAAATAATTTTTACGATAGCGAGAAAGATTTAATAAATCGTCCCAAAAAAACGATGCTCGATAGGATTGTAGGGCAGCGAACAAAGCTTTCAGTATATTTTATTCTGAATATGTTTGCTGTATTTTTCGCCAGCTATGTTTCGTTTAAAACGGTGGTCTTTTTTTCGCTGTATATTTTCGCAATTTGGTTTTATTCACACCGTCTCAAAAAGATTTTATTTGTTGGGAATCTTGTAGCATCTGTAATGGCTATTATACCTTTCTTTGCTGTGTTTGTGTATTACGGTAATACCGAAGCTGTAATTTTTATCCATGCCACATTCCTCTTTTTAATGATCGCTATGCGAGAATTGGTAAAAGATTTAGAAAATATTAAGGGAGATCTGGCTCTAAATTATAATACGATACCTGTGGTATATGGGGAGAAGTGGAGCAAATTATTTTTAGGGATTTTATTCTTATTTTCTATCATCCCAACATTATTACTTACGCAAAAGTTTGATTTGGGGTATATGGATATTTATTTTTGGGCAAGCTTTTTATTGCTTATCCTATTTATGCTTATTCTATATTTCAGCAAAGCGAGGTGGCAGTATTTATTGCTTCATAATATTCTCAAGTTTATAATTGTTTTGGGGGTTTTCAGTATTTTACTTATCGATCCAGATACCCTTTTAAACCGAGTTTTTTAA
- the speB gene encoding agmatinase, with protein sequence MSKKNYAGIPDKYARIDEAKVVLIPVPYDGTSTWQKGADKGPDAFLEASENMELYDIETRSEVYKKGIYLAPPVTEDASPEKMVEAVYKTTKNYIAQDKFVTLFGGEHSISIGSIKAFNESFADLTVVQLDAHADLRAEYEGSKCNHACAMHEASKNTNLVQVGIRSMDISETDHMDENQVYFGHDLYEDWMDDAIGQMTPNVFITIDLDAFDPSILPSTGTPEPGGLFWYETLEFLKLMFKKKNVVGFDIVELCPNKDEKSSDFLAAKLYYKMLSYKFKYQDSNEDDEDE encoded by the coding sequence ATGAGTAAAAAGAATTATGCCGGAATACCAGATAAATACGCTCGTATAGACGAGGCAAAAGTGGTATTAATTCCTGTTCCTTATGATGGAACAAGTACCTGGCAAAAAGGCGCAGATAAAGGACCAGATGCTTTTTTAGAAGCTTCAGAAAACATGGAACTTTATGATATTGAAACAAGATCTGAAGTTTACAAAAAAGGTATCTATTTAGCGCCACCAGTAACTGAAGATGCATCACCTGAAAAGATGGTAGAAGCGGTTTATAAAACTACTAAAAACTATATCGCTCAGGACAAATTTGTGACCCTTTTTGGAGGTGAGCACAGTATTTCTATTGGTAGTATTAAAGCATTTAATGAAAGCTTTGCAGATTTAACAGTAGTACAACTTGATGCTCATGCCGATTTGAGAGCAGAATACGAAGGCTCTAAATGCAATCATGCCTGCGCAATGCATGAAGCTAGTAAAAATACAAACCTAGTACAGGTTGGTATTCGTTCAATGGATATTTCAGAAACCGATCATATGGACGAGAATCAAGTTTATTTTGGACACGATTTATATGAAGACTGGATGGATGATGCTATTGGACAAATGACGCCAAATGTTTTTATTACGATAGATTTAGATGCTTTCGATCCTTCAATTTTACCATCTACAGGTACACCTGAGCCAGGAGGCTTATTTTGGTACGAAACCTTGGAGTTTTTAAAATTGATGTTCAAAAAGAAAAACGTGGTAGGTTTTGATATCGTTGAGCTTTGCCCAAATAAAGATGAAAAATCTTCAGACTTTCTAGCAGCTAAACTTTATTATAAAATGCTTAGCTACAAATTTAAATATCAAGATTCTAACGAAGACGACGAAGATGAATAA
- a CDS encoding lipid-A-disaccharide synthase N-terminal domain-containing protein, translated as MNMWIVYGIGFLAQLCFSARLVNQWLLSEKKNKVQTPTLFWQLSLLGAILFFVYGYLRKDLSIMIGQALIYYIYFRNLQLQDQWKPSNIFFKIAVVLSPILITVYLVFFSDLDWSRLFTGDNIAIWLVILGTVGQMVYTGRFVYQWIYSERHDKSSLPWGFWIMSLTGSAIIFTYACFRTDPVLLSAHFFGAVVYIRNLFLMHKSRKKAKA; from the coding sequence ATGAATATGTGGATAGTGTATGGGATCGGTTTTTTGGCTCAATTATGTTTTTCAGCCAGATTAGTAAATCAATGGTTGTTATCAGAGAAAAAAAATAAAGTTCAAACCCCAACATTATTTTGGCAGCTTAGCCTTTTAGGTGCTATTTTGTTCTTCGTTTACGGCTATTTACGTAAGGATTTATCGATAATGATTGGCCAGGCGCTTATTTATTATATCTATTTCCGCAATTTACAATTACAAGACCAGTGGAAACCTTCCAATATTTTCTTTAAAATCGCTGTGGTTCTCTCACCAATACTTATTACTGTTTATCTTGTGTTTTTTAGTGATTTAGATTGGTCCAGGCTGTTTACCGGCGATAATATAGCTATTTGGCTAGTAATTTTGGGAACAGTAGGACAAATGGTTTATACAGGAAGATTCGTTTATCAGTGGATCTATTCTGAAAGGCACGACAAAAGTAGTTTGCCTTGGGGATTCTGGATAATGAGTTTAACCGGTTCTGCCATTATTTTTACATACGCCTGTTTTAGAACCGATCCTGTGTTATTATCAGCACACTTTTTTGGAGCAGTAGTATATATAAGAAATTTATTTTTGATGCATAAATCAAGAAAGAAGGCTAAAGCTTAA
- a CDS encoding diphosphomevalonate/mevalonate 3,5-bisphosphate decarboxylase family protein, which produces MPDKEFIVADVNPTIENGSESWEAPSNIALVKYWGKKENQIPANPSLSFTLKNCKTTTKLNYVKVTEAHQNSEEITFEVIFEGVKKESFKPKIASFFKRILPYCAYLKHFSFEVVSENSFPHSSGIASSASGMSALALCVMSLEKSLFPEMTDDFFNKKASFLARLGSGSACRSVKGNMVVWGEHKDILLSSDYYGIEYPLKTDAVFKDYQDTILLVDKGIKQVSSTVGHDLMHGHPFAEARFKQANDHLSELIPVFADADLKTFIKIVESEALSLHSMMMSSDPYFLLMKPNTLALIHKIWEKREESGIPVCFTLDAGANVHMLYPSANKEEILEFVKNELVVYCENGHYICDEVGEGAKML; this is translated from the coding sequence ATGCCTGATAAGGAATTTATCGTAGCAGATGTTAATCCAACCATAGAAAATGGTTCGGAGAGCTGGGAAGCGCCAAGTAATATAGCTTTAGTTAAATATTGGGGTAAAAAGGAAAATCAAATTCCGGCGAATCCTTCTTTAAGTTTTACGCTCAAAAACTGTAAAACTACAACTAAATTAAACTATGTTAAAGTTACTGAAGCGCATCAAAATTCTGAAGAAATTACTTTTGAAGTGATCTTTGAAGGCGTTAAGAAAGAAAGCTTTAAGCCTAAAATTGCTTCTTTTTTTAAACGAATTTTGCCTTATTGTGCTTATTTGAAACATTTTAGTTTCGAAGTTGTATCAGAAAATTCTTTTCCGCATAGTAGTGGTATAGCATCTTCAGCAAGTGGGATGAGTGCTTTAGCACTTTGTGTGATGAGTTTGGAAAAATCACTTTTTCCTGAAATGACCGATGATTTTTTTAATAAAAAGGCTTCGTTTTTAGCAAGATTGGGTAGTGGTAGTGCTTGTAGAAGTGTAAAAGGCAATATGGTCGTTTGGGGCGAGCACAAAGATATTTTGCTGAGTAGTGACTATTATGGGATCGAATATCCTCTTAAAACTGATGCCGTTTTTAAGGATTATCAAGATACTATCTTATTGGTAGACAAAGGAATTAAACAAGTAAGCAGTACGGTAGGCCACGATTTGATGCATGGGCATCCCTTTGCAGAGGCAAGATTTAAGCAGGCAAACGATCATTTATCAGAACTAATCCCTGTTTTTGCAGATGCAGATCTCAAAACTTTTATAAAAATTGTAGAAAGCGAAGCGCTTAGCCTTCATAGCATGATGATGAGTAGCGATCCTTATTTTTTGTTGATGAAACCAAATACTTTGGCACTTATTCATAAAATTTGGGAGAAGCGAGAAGAAAGCGGAATCCCGGTTTGTTTTACTTTAGATGCCGGTGCAAACGTACATATGTTATATCCTTCAGCAAACAAAGAAGAAATTTTGGAATTTGTTAAGAACGAGTTAGTTGTCTATTGTGAAAATGGACACTATATTTGCGATGAGGTTGGAGAAGGAGCAAAAATGTTGTAA
- a CDS encoding glycosyltransferase 87 family protein, whose amino-acid sequence MASSLFQSLKLYKIPLLLFLTTAAFYWSFAYDLDRADFPKLITLYAGLFFLSFKIIQLLKTRFWFLAGAALIFRLFFIFALPNLSQDFYRFIWDGRLLANGINPYLSTPDYLIESAHFGSISQAQQLVNGMGTLSASNYTNYPPINQLIFAVSGWFSDKNILFSVVIFRLFILLAEIGILFYGRKLLQKLDLPEYYIFWFILNPFVIIECFGNLHFESVMGFFILLSFYFLWKRKWIISAIILGLSISVKLLPLMFLPLFLKFFSSKKSDAEFIENRNLATPFSEKITELKSIKWTKLLGFYAIVLLTVILSFLPFYNSAFLNNFSESVGLWFQKFEFNASIYYIVRWIGFQIKGYNIIADAGRILPVITFIIILAIGLFRKNSSLKSLISGCVFALAFYFLLSTTVHPWYIVTPLLLSVFTKYRFPIVWSFMAILSYSAYGNAEFQENLWLVALEYLVVIGFAITEVFFPKKLSFSLLS is encoded by the coding sequence ATGGCATCAAGCTTGTTCCAATCCCTGAAACTCTATAAAATTCCGTTGCTATTATTCTTAACGACTGCTGCTTTTTACTGGAGTTTTGCTTACGATCTTGATCGAGCAGATTTCCCAAAATTAATCACCCTTTACGCGGGTTTGTTTTTTCTGAGTTTTAAAATTATTCAGCTTTTAAAAACACGATTCTGGTTTTTGGCAGGCGCAGCTTTGATCTTTAGACTATTTTTTATTTTCGCTTTACCCAATCTTTCACAAGATTTTTACCGGTTTATTTGGGATGGGCGATTACTCGCTAACGGAATTAATCCGTATTTATCGACGCCTGATTATTTGATAGAATCGGCACATTTTGGTAGTATTTCCCAAGCTCAGCAACTGGTGAATGGCATGGGCACACTAAGTGCTTCCAATTACACTAATTATCCGCCTATTAATCAATTGATTTTTGCTGTTTCAGGATGGTTTTCAGATAAAAATATTCTTTTTTCCGTAGTAATTTTTAGGCTGTTTATTTTGTTGGCTGAAATCGGAATTTTGTTCTACGGAAGAAAACTTTTACAAAAACTTGATTTACCAGAATACTACATTTTCTGGTTTATACTGAATCCATTTGTGATTATTGAATGCTTCGGAAATCTACATTTTGAAAGTGTGATGGGATTTTTTATTCTACTGAGTTTTTACTTTTTATGGAAACGAAAATGGATCATTTCAGCTATAATTTTAGGGTTATCGATTTCCGTAAAATTGCTTCCGCTGATGTTCCTACCGCTCTTTCTGAAGTTTTTCAGTAGTAAAAAAAGTGATGCAGAATTTATCGAAAATCGAAATCTAGCAACTCCATTTTCAGAAAAAATTACTGAACTAAAATCGATAAAATGGACTAAACTTCTTGGATTTTATGCTATCGTGTTGCTAACGGTCATTTTAAGCTTTCTTCCATTCTATAATTCGGCTTTTCTGAATAATTTTTCTGAAAGTGTTGGGCTTTGGTTTCAGAAATTCGAATTCAACGCCAGTATTTACTACATCGTTCGTTGGATTGGTTTTCAAATAAAAGGATATAACATTATCGCTGATGCGGGTAGGATTCTTCCTGTAATCACTTTTATAATAATCCTAGCCATTGGTCTTTTTAGAAAAAATAGCAGCTTAAAATCGCTAATTTCAGGTTGTGTTTTTGCGCTTGCCTTTTATTTTTTGCTCTCGACCACTGTTCATCCTTGGTATATTGTGACTCCGCTTTTGCTTTCAGTATTCACCAAATATCGATTTCCTATCGTTTGGTCTTTTATGGCAATTTTAAGCTATAGCGCTTATGGAAATGCCGAATTTCAGGAAAATTTATGGCTGGTGGCATTAGAATATTTAGTAGTGATTGGATTTGCGATCACTGAAGTTTTCTTTCCGAAGAAATTAAGCTTTAGCCTTCTTTCTTGA